One window of Populus nigra chromosome 5, ddPopNigr1.1, whole genome shotgun sequence genomic DNA carries:
- the LOC133695404 gene encoding putative F-box protein At1g65770 isoform X1, translated as MHKKKQPLIIIISIKVKPLLSEMTSIQWADLPKELLEMIGKRLDSRVDTLRFRAVCTSWRSSVSLPSSDQEIPPLILNLPGPISYPPLFFQTTICRMDHVRKDPNSSSSSKSWLVKVGESNYGKLKLFNPLTNQEIKYSPIALNLLEFKFVELSKAFLLKSPHGFSVDGINKVVLFRVSANSSDENEFGILAIFHEVELAYWKYGAESWITLGGDENVQYDDITVCNERVYVVDRCGTVSWISPVLNVTQYYPSLYCFGGQKDLVECCGDIYVVDRYLDGERRRWVGIDGLMDSDDEILPNVGFTPTHAPKAIDFRVYKMDEDWGKWIEVKSLDDKVFVLGMDCSFSVSCKEFNGVKGNCIYYMDGDDYVGSGLSSGSIHVFQLEDGSIHKLAAIPEFSEIFWPPSNVSSV; from the coding sequence ATGCATAAGAAGAAGCAGCCTTTAATCATCATTATCTCCATCAAAGTCAAACCACTCCTCTCGGAAATGACTAGCATTCAATGGGCAGACCTTCCGAAAGAACTGTTAGAAATGATCGGCAAACGCTTAGATTCTCGTGTGGACACACTTCGCTTTCGTGCTGTCTGTACTTCATGGAGATCCTCTGTCTCCTTACCTTCATCGGATCAAGAAATCCCTCCTCTCATCCTCAACCTTCCTGGCCCAATTTCTTATCCCCCGCTTTTCTTTCAAACCACGATCTGCCGCATGGACCATGTACGTAAAGATCCaaactcttcttcttcatcaaaatCATGGTTGGTTAAAGTTGGAGAGTCAAACTACGGTAAGTTGAAGCTTTTCAACCCGCTTacaaatcaagaaatcaagtATTCTCCTATAGCTTTGAACTTACTTGAATTCAAGTTTGTGGAGTTGAGTAAAGCTTTTTTACTTAAATCGCCTCATGGGTTTTCTGTTGATGGAATAAATAAAGTTGTTCTGTTTCGTGTCTCTGCAAATTCTAGTGATGAAAATGAGTTTGGGATTTTGGCTATTTTTCATGAAGTAGAGCTGGCTTATTGGAAATATGGGGCTGAGAGTTGGATTACATTGGGTGGTGATGAGAATGTTCAGTATGATGATATTACTGTGTGCAACGAGCGGGTTTATGTTGTTGATAGATGTGGGACGGTTTCTTGGATTAGTCCGGTGTTGAATGTGACTCAATATTACCCGTCGCTGTATTGCTTCGGCGGGCAGAAGGATTTGGTGGAGTGTTGTGGAGATATTTATGTTGTTGATAGGTATCTTgatggagaaagaagaagatgggTAGGTATTGATGGTCTGATGGATAGCGATGATGAAATTCTACCTAATGTGGGATTCACCCCGACACATGCTCCTAAGGCAATCGATTTTAGAGTTTATAAAATGGATGAAGATTGGGGTAAATGGATTGAAGTCAAATCGTTAGATGACAAGGTCTTCGTTTTGGGGATGGATTGTTCCTTCTCAGTTTCGTGTAAAGAGTTTAATGGAGTTAAAGGGAATTGCATTTACTACATGGATGGTGATGATTACGTGGGTAGTGGACTAAGTAGTGGGAGCATTCATGTGTTTCAATTAGAAGATGGTAGCATTCACAAACTTGCAGCGATTCCCGAGTTCTCTGAGATATTCTGGCCTCCAAGCAATGTGTCCTCTGTGTAA
- the LOC133693773 gene encoding putative F-box protein At1g65770 translates to MSQWAHLPKELLDMISKCLDSRVDLVFFRAVCTSWRYSASSPSFDQEIPRLILKLPSPIHADAILMQTAICRMELISKYPNSSSSFSKSWLVKVGESKYGKLQLLNPLTNYKIKYSPISVNFLDFKFVQLNKAFLLQQSRRFLVFGIIKVVPFPISANCSNMDGFGILAIYHEGILGYWKYGDKEWTLLDHKNFQYDDIIVYREQFYVIDRRGTVYWIDSSLKVIQYSPPLYGCGGQKNLVESRGDLYVVDRYLDGERRTWKVYENVMDYSDNRFRVRKLRKQSRPRAVDLRVYKLDEELATWVDVKSLDDQIFVLGADCSFSISRTEFNGGKGNCIYFVDGDDHAGRGLSASSIHVFQLEDRSIGKLDVMPEFSDIFWPPNMFDSSIQNNPGLDL, encoded by the coding sequence ATGTCCCAATGGGCACATCTTCCAAAAGAACTGTTAGACATGATCAGCAAATGCTTAGATTCTCGAGTTGACTTAGTTTTCTTTCGTGCTGTCTGCACTTCATGGAGATACTCTGCCTCTTCACCTTCATTTGATCAAGAAATCCCTCGTTTAATTCTCAAGCTTCCTTCACCAATCCATGCAGATGCGATTCTCATGCAAACCGCCATTTGTCGCATGGAACTTATAAGTAAATATCCCaactcctcctcctctttttcGAAATCTTGGTTGGTTAAAGTTGGAGAGTCAAAATATGGTAAACTGCAGCTTTTAAATCCacttacaaattataaaatcaagtaCTCACCAATATCAgtgaattttcttgattttaagttTGTACAGTTGAATAAAGCTTTCTTACTTCAACAGTCAAGACGGTTTCTTGTTTTCGGAATTATTAAGGTTGTTCCATTTCCTATCTCTGCAAATTGTAGTAATATGGATGGATTTGGAATTTTGGCAATTTATCATGAAGGGATATTAGGTTATTGGAAATATGGAGATAAGGAATGGACTTTGTTAGATCATAAGAATTTtcaatatgatgatattattgTGTACAGGGAGcagttttatgttattgataGACGGGGTACGGTTTATTGGATTGATTCATCATTGAAAGTGATTCAATACTCCCCTCCACTTTACGGTTGTGGAGGGCAGAAGAATTTGGTGGAGTCACGTGGAGATCTTTATGTTGTTGATAGGTATCTTGATGGAGAAAGGAGAACATGGAAAGTTTATGAGAATGTTATGGACTACAGTGACAATCGTTTTCGTGTTAGGAAACTCAGGAAGCAAAGCAGACCCAGGGCTGTTGATCTGAGAGTTTATAAGCTGGACGAGGAGTTGGCTACCTGGGTTGATGTGAAATCTTTAGATGATCAAATCTTTGTCCTGGGTGCGGACTGTTCTTTCTCGATTTCGCGTACAGAGTTTAATGGAGGTAAAGGGAATTGCATTTACTTCGTAGATGGTGATGATCACGCGGGTAGAGGATTAAGTGCTAGTAGCATTCACGTGTTTCAATTAGAGGATCGTAGCATTGGGAAACTTGATGTGATGCCGGAGTTCTCTGACATTTTCTGGCCGCCCAACATGTTTGATTCCTCAATACAGAACAATCCTGGTCTAGATCTCTGA
- the LOC133694087 gene encoding phospholipase D delta-like, whose amino-acid sequence MAESSSHSHLIYLHGDLDLLIVEARSLPNMDVISKNFRQCFNVCIPSSATTTKSIDRHDRDHRHRHDADKKIHHRHIITSDAYVTVTVPQVTLARTRVLKNAATPVWEQRFNIPLAHPVKDIEFHVKDNDLFGAELIGTVKIPASTVLSGEFIQGWFPIIAASGKPPKPDTALYLELKFTPFEKNPLYQNGFGGDPGVNGVRGTYFPVRKGGHVTLYQDAHVKDHDLPEIEIDGGKVFKQERCWEDICYAISEAHHMIYIVGWSVFYKIKLVREPTRPLPRGGNLTLGELLKYKSEEGVRVLLLVWDDRTSHDKFGIKTAGVMATHDEETRRFFKHSSVTCVLAPRYASSKLSFLKQQIVGTMFTHHQKCVLVDTQASGNNRKITAFIGGIDLCDGRYDTPEHRLFHDLNTVFQDDFHNPTFPAVTKAPRQPWHDLHCKIDGPAAYDALINFEQRWRKATKWTELGLRFKRKSHWSDDSLIKIERISWILSPHLSETKDGTTIVPPDDPTVYVSSEEGPENWHVQIFRSIDSGSLKGFPKTINECQDQNLVVAKDLVVDKSIQTAYIQAIRSAQHFIYIENQYFLGSSYAWPSYKDAGADNLIPMELALKIVSKIRAKERFAVYVVIPLWPEGDPKTNTVQEILFWQSQTMQAMYEKIAQELKSMDLVDSHPQDYLNFYCIGKREEIPEELSSANGGTVSESFKSQRFMIYVHAKGMVVDDEYVIMGSANINQRSMAGSKDTEIAMGSYQPRHTWAARKKHPRGQIYGYRMSLWVEHLGEIDKLFMEPEDLHCVKKVNKIAEDNWRKFTDPNFKLLQGHLLKYPLLVDADGKVCPLPGHENFPDVGGKVLGAHSTTLPDVLTT is encoded by the exons ATGGCTGAGAGCTCCAGTCACAGCCACCTCATCTACCTTCACGGTGACCTGGACTTGCTCATAGTTGAAGCCAGATCTTTACCCAACATGGATGTAATCTCCAAGAACTTCCGCCAGTGCTTCAATGTTTGCATCCCTTCTTccgccaccaccaccaaatCCATCGACCGCCATGACCGCGACCACCGCCACCGCCATGATGCCGACAAGAAAATCCACCACCGTCACATTATCACCAGTGATGCATACGTGACAGTGACAGTCCCTCAGGTGACACTCGCCCGCACCCGCGTGTTGAAAAATGCCGCAACCCCCGTTTGGGAGCAAAGGTTCAATATCCCTTTGGCACATCCTGTTAAAGATATTGAATTTCACGTCAAAGATAATGATTTGTTCGGTGCAGAGTTGATCGGGACCGTGAAGATACCTGCATCAACAGTGTTGTCGGGGGAGTTTATTCAGGGATGGTTTCCAATAATTGCTGCATCGGGGAAACCACCAAAGCCCGACACAGCTCTTTATCTGGAATTGAAATTCACACCTTTTGAGAAAAACCCTTTATACCAGAATGGGTTTGGAGGTGATCCTGGAGTAAATGGGGTGAGGGGTACATATTTCCCGGTCCGAAAAGGCGGTCATGTGACACTCTATCAAGATGCTCATGTGAAGGATCATGACTTGCCTGAGATTGAGATTGATGGAGGGAAGGTTTTTAAGCAAGAGAGGTGCTGGGAGGATATTTGTTATGCCATATCCGAAGCTCatcatatgatttatattgTTGGCTGGTCTGTCTTTTATAAGATTAAGTTGGTTAGAGAACCAACTAGGCCATTGCCAAGAGGTGGAAATTTGACACTTGGGGAGCTGCTGAAGTATAAGAGCGAGGAAGGTGTGAGAGTCTTGTTGTTGGTTTGGGATGATAGGACTTCTCATGATAAATTTGGGATTAAAACA GCAGGAGTTATGGCAACACATGATGAAGAAACCAGAAGATTCTTCAAGCATTCATCTGTTACTTGTGTGTTGGCACCTCGATATGCCAGCAGTAAGCTCAGTTTTCTCAAGCAACAG ATTGTTGGAACCATGTTTACGCACCATCAGAAATGTGTTCTGGTGGACACCCAAGCATCCGGTAATAACAGGAAGATCACTGCATTTATAGGAGGCATTGATCTCTGCGATGGACGGTATGATACTCCTGAACATAGACTGTTTCATGATCTCAACACTGTCTTTCAGGATGATTTCCACAATCCAACATTTCCT GCTGTAACCAAAGCACCAAGGCAGCCCTGGCATGACCTGCATTGTAAAATTGATGGGCCAGCTGCATATGATGCTCTTATAAACTTTGAGCAGCGTTGGAGGAAAGCAACAAAGTGGACAGAGTTGGGACTGCGTTTCAAAAGAAAATCTCACTGGAGCGATGATTCATTGATAAAGATAGAACGGATTTCGTGGATACTAAGTCCTCACCTTTCTGAAACAAAGGATGGAACCACAATAGTTCCACCTGATGATCCCACAGTATATGTTTCCAGTGAAGAAGGCCCTGAGAATTGGCATGTCCAG aTTTTTAGGTCCATTGACTCTGGATCACTGAAAGGATTTCCCAAAACTATTAATGAGTGTCAGGATCAG AACCTAGTCGTTGCAAAAGATCTGGTTGTAGATAAAAGCATTCAAACAGCATACATACAAGCCATCAGATCTGCTCAGCATTTCATATATATTGAAAATCAGTATTTTCTTGGATCCTCGTATGCATGGCCATCATACAAGGATGCAG GAGCTGATAATCTAATTCCAATGGAGTTGGCATTGAAGATTGTTAGTAAAATTAGAGCCAAAGAGAGATTTGCAGTATATGTTGTTATTCCATTGTGGCCAGAGGGTGATCCAAAGACCAACACTGTGCAAGAAATTCTCTTTTGGCAG AGCCAGACAATGCAAGCAATGTATGAAAAAATTGCACAGGAACTTAAATCAATGGATCTTGTAGATTCACATCCTCAAGACTACCTCAATTTCTATTGCATTGGTAAACGAGAAGAAATTCCCGAAGAATTGTCGAGTGCTAATGGTGGAACG GTCTCCGAATCTTTTAAATCTCAGCGATTCATGATTTATGTCCATGCAAAGGGAATGGTAGTGGACGATGAGTATGTGATAATGGGATCTGCAAATATTAACCAGAGATCCATGGCCGGGTCAAAAGACACTGAGATAGCTATGGGCTCATATCAACCCCGGCACACATGGGCTGCAAGGAAGAAGCATCCACGTGGACAG ATTTATGGATATAGAATGTCACTATGGGTGGAACATCTTGGTGAGATAGATAAACTGTTCATGGAGCCCGAGGATTTGCATTGTgtgaagaaagtaaataaaattgcCGAGGACAACTGGAGGAAATTCACCGATCCGAATTTCAAACTGTTGCAAGGACATCTTCTCAAGTATCCTTTGCTGGTAGATGCTGATGGGAAGGTGTGTCCACTTCCTGGACATGAGAATTTCCCGGATGTTGGTGGCAAGGTGCTTGGAGCTCATTCCACCACACTTCCCGATGTGTTAACAACATAA
- the LOC133693663 gene encoding ankyrin repeat domain-containing protein, chloroplastic-like, with product MSFPALLNPPQTPKLHALLSLPPPLKFSSFKILKFPQKIHSFSPLQSQFAIQNYNFEDQDHAIGGCLLFEEGIFEDPYLETNSNAIEDPKLKTFKKKKKRAVPTIEAENLVPEKWRDAQAEINIGKKERRKIAQEMEYNKKFERKKKGLVPIRSVNLEEYQAFKEAKLAQLKPLVLGNPESFKEEEKMKEDEVEVKEIVSERVKGKHPRWAVYGRGLDDVREFLNSEDYEPGEHKSEGKRKLFTKEEKVLLNKRVPDLAVANSSKWLPLHTLAASGEFHLMDALLKHNVDINAVDVNGWTALHRAIVCKKQAITSYLLRESADPFVRDAEGATLMHYAVQTASAPAIKLLLLYNVDINLQDNDGWTPLHLAVQTQRTDIVKLLLIKRADRTLKNKDGSTPLDLCLSSGRDTRTYELIKLLKQFTKKPTLAKNPYNASASQLL from the exons ATGTCATTCCCAGCTCTGCTAAACCCACCACAAACCCCAAAATTACACGCCCTTCTATCTCTCCCTCCACCTCTCAagttttcatctttcaaaatcCTGAAATTTCCCCAAAAAATCCACTCTTTCTCACCTCTACAATCCCAATTCGCTAtacaaaattacaattttgaaGACCAAGACCATGCCATTGGTGGCTGTCTACTCTTTGAAGAAGGCATTTTTGAAGACCCATATTTGGAAACCAACTCAAATGCCATTGAGGACCCAAAGTTGAaaacttttaagaaaaagaaaaaaagggctgTTCCCACAATTGAAGCAGAGAATTTGGTGCCAGAGAAATGGAGAGATGCGCAAGCAGAGATTAATATTGGcaaaaaggaaaggagaaagATTGCTCAAGAAAtggaatataataaaaaattcgaaaggaaaaagaaagggtTGGTTCCTATTAGGAGTGTGAATCTAGAGGAATATCAGGCTTTTAAAGAAGCCAAATTGGCACAGTTGAAGCCACTTGTGCTCGGTAATCCAGAGAGTTttaaagaagaggagaaaatgaaAGAGGACGAGGTGGAAGTGAAGGAGATTGTTAGCGAGAGAGTGAAAGGGAAGCATCCTAGATGGGCAGTTTATGGGAGAGGTTTAGATGATGTTAGAGAGTTTCTTAACAGTGAGGATTATGAGCCTGGCGAACATAAATCTGAGG GTAAACGCAAGTTGTTTACGAAAGAGGAAAAGGTTTTGTTGAATAAGCGGGTACCTGATCTAGCAGTTGCTAACTCT AGCAAATGGCTACCTCTCCACACCCTTGCTGCATCAGGAGAATTCCACCTTATGGATGCGTTGTTGAAGCACAATGTGGACATCAATGCCGTGGATGTG AATGGTTGGACTGCACTTCACAGAGCAATAGTATGCAAAAAGCAAGCTATAACCAGCTATCTGTTGAGAGAATCAGCAGATCCTTTTGTTCGTGATGCA GAGGGTGCCACCTTGATGCATTATGCAGTTCAAACTGCATCTGCTCCAGCTATCAAACTTCTTCTGTTATATAACGTTGATATAAACCTTCAGGACAAT GATGGATGGACACCGTTACATCTTGCTGTTCAAACCCAGAGAACAGACATAGTGAagcttttattaattaaaagagcGGACAGGACATTAAAAAACAAG GATGGCTCAACACCACTCGATCTCTGCCTCTCTTCTGGTAGAGACACAAGGACCTACGAGCTGATCAAGCTGCTGAAGCAGTTCACGAAGAAACCAACTTTGGCAAAAAATCCTTATAACGCCTCAGCTTCCCAACTGCTTTAA
- the LOC133695200 gene encoding serine/arginine-rich splicing factor SR45a gives MADSPVKRDSRSPSPWREQSRSRSRSWSRPRPRSRSRSRSLPRPRHRSRSQSRGRSRSRDHDRTEVVNPGNTLYVTGLSTRVTERDLEEHFSKEGKVASCFLVVEPRTRISRGFAFVTMDNVDGANRCVKYLNQSVLEGRYITVEKSRRKRPRTPTPGHYLGLKNTRDYGSRGDRGGDRGRYRGGYGRDDHRRSPRHSPYRGGRDYSPRRSPYGGRSRRDRSRSPYSPRGSR, from the exons ATG GCTGATTCTCCAGTCAAAAG GGATTCACGCTCTCCTTCGCCTTGGAGAGAGCAGTCGAGGTCCAGGTCAAGATCGTGGTCGAGGCCCAGGCCTAGGTCTAGatccagatcaagatcattgCCAAGGCCAAGGCATAGGTCACGGTCACAAAGTCGTGGAAG ATCAAGGTCTAGAGATCATGACAG GACGGAAGTCGTAAATCCTGGAAATACACTTTATGTGACAGGGCTGTCTACAAGGGTCACAGAAAGGGATCTTGAAGAACATTTCTCAAAGGAGGGAAAG gttgcttcttgttttcttgttgTGGAGCCCCGGACACGCATTTCTCGTGGGTTTGCTTTTGTTACAATGGACAATGTTGACGGTGCCAATCGTTGTGTGAAATATCTCAACCAGTCAGTTCTGGAGGGGCGATATATCACTGTGGAAAAG TCACGGAGGAAACGGCCAAGAACTCCAACTCCAGGACACTATCTTGGGCTGAAGAATACCAGGGACTATG GCTCTCGTGGTGATCGTGGTGGTGATCGTGGTAGGTATCGTGGTGGCTATGGTCGTGATGACCATCGCAGGTCTCCAAGGCACTCTCCTTATCGTGGTGGTCGTGATTATTCTCCCAGGCGCTCTCCCTATGGTGGACGATCACGGAGGGACAGGTCCAGGTCCCCTTATTCTCCTAGAGGCTCTAGGTGA
- the LOC133693835 gene encoding UPF0548 protein At2g17695, whose translation MVFLCWAKPSLQEQKDCLNKSDGFNYDSKYRGATSKHASSLNELSKDGFLINHARVLVGSGVETYEKGKLALENWRHFGFDWGFVDSKTPIRSGVKFCVCVKEFLPWVMMPLQIVYVNESRSSKKDMASFCFGGGTLQGHLLAGEERFSIEMDEKNQVWYEVLSFSKPAHFLSFIGYPYVQLRQKFFAHQSSNAVVKHVSGS comes from the exons ATGGTTTTCTTGTGCTGGGCTAAGCCATCACTTCAAGAACAGAAGGATTGTCTAAACAA GTCAGATGGATTTAATTATGACTCTAAGTACAGGGGAGCTACTTCCAAACATGCGTCTTCTCTCAATGAGCTTTCAAAAGATGGTTTCTTGATTAACCATGCTCGTGTTTTAGTTGGTTCTGGTGTTGAGACTTATGAAAAGGGCAAGCTGGCTCTTGAAAATTGGAg GCATTTTGGGTTTGACTGGGGATTTGTTGATTCGAAGACTCCGATTCGAAGTGGAGTGAAGTTTTGTGTATGTGTAAAGGAGTTTTTGCCTTGGGTTATGATGCCTCTTCAGATTGTTTATGTAAATGAAAGCAGGAGTTCCAAGAAGGATATGGCTTCGTTTTGCTTCGGTGGCGGTACCCTTCAAGGTCACTTGCTG GCTGGGGAAGAgcgtttttcaattgaaatggaTGAGAAGAACCAAGTGTGGTACGAGGTCCTTTCCTTCTCAAAGCCTGCCCACTTTCTGTCATTTATCGGGTACCCCTATGTTCAACTTAGGCAAAAGTTTTTTGCTCATCAGTCTAGCAATGCTGTTGTAAAACATGTGTCTGGTTCATAA
- the LOC133695404 gene encoding putative F-box protein At1g65770 isoform X2: MSQWADLPKELLEMISKRLDLRVEVLRFRAVCSSWRCSVSPPSFDQEIPPFFLKLPPPIRAPDPIFAGAILMQTTICRMEFLCNYSNSSCSLSKSSLVKVGESKHGKLQLFHPLSNQETNDSFRSLNLLDLKFVQLSKACLLKWPGGISVFGINKVVVFPLSGCIDNCELGILAIYHEGKLGYWRYGDKEWTLLDDRNFEYDDIIVYKGQFYVVDRWGTVSWIDSSLKVIQYSPPLYGCGGQKNLVESCGDLYVVDRYLDGERRTWKDFEDVMDTNGNPHRFSRLMSKARPMAVDFRVYKLDEEWGTWVDKKSLDDRIFILGIDCSFSVSCRDLSGGKGNCIYFCDSRYGGQGMSGGAIHVFRFEDHSIDNLALIPDFSEIFWPANTGSST, translated from the coding sequence ATGTCCCAATGGGCAGATCTTCCAAAAGAACTGTTAGAAATGATCAGCAAACGCTTAGATCTTCGTGTGGAAGTACTTCGCTTTCGTGCTGTCTGTTCTTCATGGAGATGCTCTGTCTCTCCACCTTCATTTGATCAAGAAattcctcctttttttctcaAGCTTCCTCCACCCATTCGTGCTCCTGATCCCATCTTTGCAGGTGCAATTCTCATGCAAACTACCATATGTCGCATGGAGTTTCTATGTAACTATTCAAACTCCTCCTGCTCTTTATCAAAATCTTCGTTAGTTAAAGTTGGAGAGTCTAAACATGGTAAACTACAGCTTTTTCATCCACTTTCAAATCAAGAAACTAACGACTCGTTTAGATCATTGAACTTGCTTGATCTTAAGTTTGTGCAATTAAGTAAAGCTTGTTTACTTAAGTGGCCAGGTGGGATATCTGTTTTTGGAATAAATAAGGTCGTTGTGTTTCCTCTTTCCGGTTGTATTGATAATTGTGAGCTTGGAATTTTAGCCATCTATCATGAAGGAAAACTGGGTTATTGGAGATATGGAGATAAGGAATGGACTTTGTTAGATGATAGGAACTTTGAATATGACGATATTATTGTGTATAAGGGGCAGTTTTATGTTGTGGACCGATGGGGGACAGTTTCTTGGATTGACTCATCATTGAAGGTGATCCAATACTCACCTCCGCTTTATGGCTGCGGTGGGCAAAAGAATTTGGTGGAATCATGTGGAGATCTTTACGTTGTCGACAGGTATCTAGATGGAGAAAGGAGGACATGGAAAGATTTTGAGGATGTTATGGATACCAATGGCAATCCTCATCGTTTTTCGAGATTGATGAGTAAAGCCAGACCTATGGCTGTCGATTTTAGAGTTTATAAGCTGGATGAGGAATGGGGTACTTGGGTTGACAAAAAGTCTTTAGATGATAGAATCTTTATTTTGGGTATTGATTGTTCTTTCTCGGTTTCATGTAGAGATCTTAGTGGAGGTAAAGGGAATTGCATTTACTTCTGTGATAGTCGTTATGGCGGTCAAGGAATGAGTGGTGGTGCCATTCATGTGTTTCGATTTGAGGATCATAGCATTGATAACCTTGCCTTGATTCCCGATTTCTCTGAGATATTCTGGCCAGCCAACACTGGTTCCTCAACATAA